GATCTGGGCAATCCTTTGGTTAAAAaggtaaattaatattattttatgtttttccaTTTGGTATGACTTTTGGTTCAAGATGCTTAGACTTTCATGCCTCTTTTAACAGGTTGAGAAACAGTGTGCTCACTTTTATTCTGTCAGCATAACAGAGGAAGAAGCAAGTTCAGGGTTTGTATGCCATGTCAAATCTTCTGATAAAAGCAAGTTTAAGGTATGTACCTGTCATTCATGAAGTGTACAATACTTGAATTCTGATAAAAGCAAGTTTAAGGTATGTTTAAGGGAGTCTCTCTCGAGTTTCAGgctaaaaaatgaaataaactgCAATCCTTCCAAATTATGTACACAACTACACCTCACAAGCATTTGCATTCATAGGAGAAATTTTATCActatatacaattatttttggtCATACAATTTCAATGTAGAGACCGATATTGAACATGCAACTGTGAGTGCTATGGTTCTACGCCTTTTCCTGTTCGTAACTAAACGATTATCGGGTTGCAGATCAAACCTTTTTCCAATATTATAGGAGTCATTcaaacattttcttgttataggttttaaaaattgaaactaATTACCCAGCTAgcttaacacattttttcacTTGTCCCTCCACCATCAGCATTCTCTTTAagatattctaaattttttcttctttcctaAAAGTATATCCTGACCTGGAGGAAAGTCAATTTACAGTATATATGGATCTTGGCATGTTCTAAAATTTTGGCCATTCGATCTTTATGCATCATCGGATTAATGCATTAAAAATTTTCTTACAAGAATCTTTTTATTCTTTGTAGCTATTATACTTTGATGTGGACGAAAATGGAGGATTGAGCCTTGCACTACAGGTATATACTTCTCTTTCAAAATTGTGCTATTTTGTCTCTATATGAGAATTTTTTTTCCGATCAGCTATCTCAACATAGATTGAACTGATAGCAGTCAAGTAAAGCAAATGCTAGATTTTCTTCTTCTGTAAATTGATCTTTTTTATTGGAACTTATGCAGGAAGATAGTGCAAAAAATGGAAAGGTGACTTCAGCAGGGATGTATTTTCTTGGTTTCCCTGTTTATAGGTTGGACTATGCAGCTACCTCTGTGAGTTGAGCTCTTTCTATATTAATCTATTAATGGAAAagcaactttttttttcttataaatgttcttttgttatatataatgcTGATTTCAGATGGAAGCTACAAATGATCCAGATAAAGCCTTCTTCAAGAAGTTAGATGGATTCCAACCATGTGAGATAACTGAATTAAAAGCCGGGAACCATGTTTTTGCTGTTTAtggtaatttttaattttttttttcaagttctCAATCAATTTTTGTGGATGAACCTGTTAATAAATTCCCGTATACTATTTTCATCaggtgataatttttttaagagtgCGAGCTACACGATTGAAGCCCTTTGTGCTGAATCGTGTAAAGAAGCAAAAGAGAATCTTAGAGATGTAGAATCCCAAATCTTAGAGAAAAGGGCAGAGCTTTCGAAGTTTGAAACTGAATACAAAGAGGTTGGATGCTCCCGCCTTTGACCTTTGTCACTCaactaatatgattattttcattttacttATTTGATAGTATATCTGTAATAGTAGGATAAGGTTACTATGACAATTAATAGTGATTAGTAGAGTTCGTAGCTTATAAATAATAGAGTATGAGCTCATTTGATGTTAGGTTTTTCGGAATTTTTACAAAAACTTACATATCacatcttttttcttttcaaccAAACATTCACTCAATTCATCAACTACACTcaattcatcaactaaaatactcttacttttatttttatgaaatttaaattttgaaacaaaaaagaCATTATAgtaattcaactaaataaaaacccaaataacctactttttcatcaaacaaatttttttcccaaaaatcctaaataatcaaacatcaaacaagctctatgTATTATTTAGAGTTATGAATGAAATAGTGTTGAATCTGGCAACATCTACATATCTTCTTCTACAAATTCTTGGTCTCTAGGCTGGTTTGTAATAAATAGTTGGTGATATTGCTAACAGGTCCTGCAACGGTTCACAGAGATGACGAGCAGATATGCAAATGAAATGCAGGCAGTAAGTTAAATATCCTGTTCTTGTTTTACAGTTATTGTATTAACTCTTCCATTTTTAAACTTTAGGGACAAATAGATAATTTCTTTCTTGTTTTCGACGCTTTCTTTTATGAGTAGAGGATAAATGAAGAACATTTTTTTCAATGATGTTTGTCTGTAATTGTGCAGATTGATGAGCTTCTTAATAATTGGAATGATATACATGCTTCATATAAAGTCGTTCCACCACTGAAAAGGAGCTGCAGTAAAACCAAGAGTAGGAGCGAATCCAATGAGGTCGAGATTGAAGACAAAGACACAGAACCTACTAAGACGAGGGATAGACCAAAGAAGAAAAGATGGTATAATCTTCACCTCAAAATGGAAAAGCATAGGCCTTGCTAGAAAAAAAGATAAGTCTTCTACCCTCGGCTTTGTGCTATGTTTTGTtctacatgattttttttttgtctttgtaGTTATACTCATGTCTGATACCATTGCCAAATTCGGGATGGTTGAATATTTTGATCCATTTAAGCTTAAATGGTGTAATAATAgaagaaagtttataaatatgtagTTTCAGCCATTGTTGATTACTATATTTGGTTGGCTTCATAATAAAAGGCATAGCtgtattttgataataaaatttacaataagACATGCCTACATCATATGCCTTTTTGCTCATATTCTATATGTTTCTCCCAACAATCAATGGATAATAAATATCCTCAACCTTTTCTTTTTGACCTTCTTCTTTACAACTTGTTGACTCTTGTTAATTTATTATGCTCCTTTAGATGAATTAAGACCTTTGGTGACAATCAATTGGTTGAATGTGTCACACCTATGTCTTATCTCTCCCTCTTTTCCTGTCTTAACCTCGGTCACGCTCACTTTCTTCATCGCGTTCGCGAAATCGTTGAAGAACGCGGTTTGATTGGCCGCGTACAACTCCACGAACTTTCGGGTCTTAGGATCGTTCAACAAGGCTTGGTCTGATTCTAGTAGCCCTAACCCATTAAGCAAGTTGACGTAGTACATGTTGTCGAACTTCCCGGGCGTTATCACGTCGTTGAAGGCCGCCATTGTCGGGTCCTTGATGTAATCTGCGCAGAGCTGGCGGAGCCCGTCCCCATACCTCTTGTTGTACGCGGGGTCCGTTTGGGATGTGGCGCTAAAGTTGAAGATCCTGTAGGCGAATTGGTCGCAATGGGAGAAACCGATTGTGTGGGCCCCGGATAGGGCAACTAGTTCTTGGATTGTTAGCCCTTTGGACCCAAACATTGTTACGAGCCGGGGCAACGAGGTGTTTGCCCTTGCGACTGACGCCTCAACCTCGGAGGCTAGGGAGACTAGGCCGTCCTTACGGCCTAGATTAACCTCGTAGAAGGGCCCTCCGACCATTGTGATTAGGTCTCGAGTGGCGACTGAGAGTATGTCCGAGCATGATACGACCCCGGGGCACTCGAGCTCGAGGGAGGTTTTCGCGCGGATAACTACGTCGAAGCCATCTCCCGAGAGGGAGGCGTTGATGTCGTGGTCGCGTTCGGCTTTGTTGAAGTCGTTGGAGGCGATCAAGAGGGAGGCGTCGCAGCCTCGGACCATGCAATCGTGGAAGTACAAACGGAGGATAGCGGCGGCTGTTGTGGGGGTGGCGATTTGCCTCTCGGAGATTATGCGGGTGACTATTTCGTGGAATTTAGGGCATGTCTTGTTGTAATAATCGACGCTTAGATTGGATTCGACCGAGGGGACTAGGAATAGTGTTGTTGATAGACATTGTAGGAGGATTAGGAGTAAAGGGAAGAGAGCCATGTTGTTGTTGGCCAAAAGGTGATGGGGAACAAGGAAGAGTTTGTTTCCTTTTGGTTGCCTTATTGGGGCTTGAGTTTGCTATTTGATTGGGAGATACAATCTTGTGAATGAGAGAAAATTAAGGAGACATGCATGCAAACTTGGAAACCTTATTTTAGCTCATTTGCTCTCTAAAAATAGAAGGGTAatagtttgtttatttgaaattagaaatgTAGGAATTTAGTTACTATTTTTGTGCAATTTTAATGAGTGGAGAAAGAAATTAAATACATATGAGTAtgcattttattatatatatatatatatatatatatatatatatatatatatatatatatatatggttttggAACTCACAATTTTGTAGGTCTTTCACTGGatgttttgtttttatgattttatttatttacttgactctctagtttttattaaaagtcatgataataaaatgtatttttaaaaaataagttagagaATAAACATCTTCTATTGGATTATCTTGTTCGATACTGGAATGTTAGTAATACAAGATTTGTTTATGGTTGTTTTGGTTGGTTAAATTcgattttgttatttattttataaattggttcACCAACTGATATTGGTATGgattttacttattttacaGGGACTAGCTGGTTAACctgaattattaaataaaattcattaattgAAAGAGTccacatttatattaaaaaaaaaataattaaatgaagacttaagttaaattaaaagaaaaactaagtgaaattttttatatttttttcaaaacttgttttatttcgtcttcttattcatattatattatattatgttattacatatagattattaaatattataatatatttaatatttataaaatatctaatataaattataaaaaatatataaattattaaatattataatatatttaatatttacaaaataactaatataaattataaacgataaaatataaatatataattaaattattattaatttatttaatcggtagaaaaatagttcaactaaaatcaatttatttatctatttttcagTTTTTGAACCACCTTATAAGTGTCTCTAACACTAGATAGtaaatgtttgaattattttaaaaaattggttatttgagagctaatttttaaaataaaataaattattttattatttcaattaataaattaaataataaaattaataataatgtattttattatataaatactaaaatatatatatatatatatatatatatatatatatatatatatatatatatatatatatatatatatatataacaaagcCTTGCACaaactatttataatttaatttttttttatttaacttatattttctAAACACTTTAATGAGTTTAATCAAAACTATCCTATAACAACTTTCcaatagaattaaaattaacaacaaatctatttaaagaagaaaataaatttattaaaagttaggCATGATTTGATTttgggttattcaaataattaaaaaaaaaaaaaaacatcactccatctttttagtttttatcatctataaaatcaattaaattaattcattactaaaattctttatattttaaattattattatatattttatttatatatatcaacattctttaacttttttttataaaaaaaataataataattttcacatTCTCAAAATAATCActgattatattttttcattctctaataacccaatcaaaaaaatatttttagagttatagatttaaatatgtgcaataaatttattataaatgatttgtTAATAATGAGTTGATTTTATCATAAAGTtctttaccatttttttttcttttgagtatacctaataaattcataatttcaGTATTTTACAATAATTCAATTAGTAATTTTTTCAACCCTAATCAATaccaaacaattttttaataatttactatATATTCAAACAAATTGGTTAACATTTactgaaataattaattaattaaaaaaaaggtccAATCTTTTCAATGTTTGAATCTATGCGTCTGCAAAATAGAATCTTCTCAAAACTCCGAAATCGCCGCTCGAATGTTCTatctatcttcttcttctctgtaACTAATCCAATCCATTGAAACCAAGAAATTCTACTAAATATCTCATTGGTATACAACGCAAAAACCCTCTTATGGGCACCTCTTCAGCGCTCTCCTTCT
This is a stretch of genomic DNA from Impatiens glandulifera chromosome 4, dImpGla2.1, whole genome shotgun sequence. It encodes these proteins:
- the LOC124936226 gene encoding chaperone protein dnaJ 16-like, producing the protein MPIHRSKSDKQDSTKPTRRDPYEVLGISRNATDQEIKTAYRKMALKYHPDKNANDTEAADKFNEVTFSNNILSDPEKRRQYDEAGFEAVESGSQELELDLSSLGTVNTVFAALFSKLGVPIKTTISAAVLEEALNGKAEIFPLDLGNPLVKKVEKQCAHFYSVSITEEEASSGFVCHVKSSDKSKFKLLYFDVDENGGLSLALQEDSAKNGKVTSAGMYFLGFPVYRLDYAATSMEATNDPDKAFFKKLDGFQPCEITELKAGNHVFAVYGDNFFKSASYTIEALCAESCKEAKENLRDVESQILEKRAELSKFETEYKEVLQRFTEMTSRYANEMQAIDELLNNWNDIHASYKVVPPLKRSCSKTKSRSESNEVEIEDKDTEPTKTRDRPKKKRWYNLHLKMEKHRPC
- the LOC124936228 gene encoding peroxidase 41-like, coding for MALFPLLLILLQCLSTTLFLVPSVESNLSVDYYNKTCPKFHEIVTRIISERQIATPTTAAAILRLYFHDCMVRGCDASLLIASNDFNKAERDHDINASLSGDGFDVVIRAKTSLELECPGVVSCSDILSVATRDLITMVGGPFYEVNLGRKDGLVSLASEVEASVARANTSLPRLVTMFGSKGLTIQELVALSGAHTIGFSHCDQFAYRIFNFSATSQTDPAYNKRYGDGLRQLCADYIKDPTMAAFNDVITPGKFDNMYYVNLLNGLGLLESDQALLNDPKTRKFVELYAANQTAFFNDFANAMKKVSVTEVKTGKEGEIRHRCDTFNQLIVTKGLNSSKGA